The Amycolatopsis methanolica 239 nucleotide sequence TCCAGATCCGCTGCTCCCGGCACGGGCGGTCGACCCGCTTGTCGCTGGCGATGATCCCCGGGCCGGGAGTTCGTCGGCAATGAACCCGTAGCCGAACGTGGGGTCGTCGTGGTGAACGCCGAACGCGGCGTTGATCAGGTGCGCATCGTCCCGATCCCGCTGCGACACGGTACGGTACCAACCTCACCGGCGCTGCTCACGGTTGGTTGAGGATCCGTGAGCAGCGCCGGGCTCGGTCGCAGCCGGGCGGGAAGTGCCGGGTTACGTCCCGCTCGTGTGCAGCGTCTCGACCCGTCGGATCACCAGCCCGAACGACAGGGCTCCGAGTACCGCGACTGCGCCGGTCAGGATGAGCGGCGCCACGAACGAACCCGTCGCGCCGGCGAGCGCCCCGATGACGATGGGGCTGACGGCACTGGCGACGTTGGCGACGAAGTTCTGTCCTCCGCCGAGCACACCCACCTGATGCTCCGGTGCTACATCGGCGGGCAGGCACCACACCGAAACCATGGTGAAGGCGCTGGCGAAGTAGCTCAGGCTGAGCAGGGCGAGCGCGAGCCAGGCCGCTTCGGTCAGGACGGCCGCCATGATGACCGAGCTGGTGAGCATTCCCGAAACCAAGCACGTTTTGCGGGTCCTGGTGAGTGACCAGCCGCGGGCGAGCAGTGCGTCACCTACCGCACCACCCGCCCACGATCCCACGATCGCGGTGAGGCCTGGGATGACTCCGAAGAAGCCGAGTTTGAGCAGGTCGAAGCCGCGCTCCTCGACGAGGTAGCTGGGAAACCAGGTGAGGAAGAAGGTGACCACGAAATTCAGGCAGGAGAACCCGGCGAACATGCCCCAGACCGTACGGTGCCGGAGGAGGTCCCGAACTCGGCCCGCCGGGACGGTGGTGGTTGTGGCGGCGGTACTCGGTGCGGCGTTGCCGGCCTGGATGTGGCTCAGCTCGGCCGCGTTCACACCAGGGTGTTTCTCAGGGCTGCGGTAGTAGGCCCACCAGCCGACGGCCCAGAGTATCCCGATCGTTCCCATGATCACGAAGACGGCCTGCCAGCCGAAGAGCCCGGTGATGGCCGCGACAACCGGTACCGCGAGGGCAGAACCGACTCTCGCCCCGCTGTCGTAGAACGCCGTGGCGCGGCCGCGTTCCTGCCGTGGGAACCACTGCGAGATGGCCTTGGCGCTGGACGGGTAGGCGCCTGATTCGCCGACGCCCAGACCGAGGCGGAAGCCGAGAAGGGAGGCGAATCCACTGGCCAGCGTGGTGGTCAAGGTGAACGCCGACCACAACATGACTGATGCGCCGAACATGACGCGCGTTCCGAACCGATCGATGAGGGCGCCCGCCGGGAGCTGCAGGAGGGCGTAGGTCCAGGAGAAGGCCGACAGGATGAGTCCCTGCTCGGCGGGGGTGAGGTGGAAGTCCTCGGTCATGAAGGGGAGGGCGACCGACAGTGCAGAGCGATCGACGTAGTTGATCGCGAGGCCGGCGAAACAGAAGCCGGCTATCACCCACCGCTTTTTGGTCCGGACACCGGACGCCCGGCGCACGGGGACTTCGACGTCGCCGGTCTCGGTACTGGGTGCGGATGCCGTCGTCGGCTTTCGCACGCTCGGTTCGACCATGAATGTGCTCCTAGGGCTGAGTCTGGCTGACGGCGTGCTTGATCTGCGCACTACACATCTGCGTCAAGGATGTGGCTCGTGCCACAAAACGTCGGGGACATGCTCAGTCTGATCAGTCACTCCTGTCAAGCACTTGAAGGCATGAGTGATGTGCTACATCTCTGAGCAGTTCGATCAGCAGGGCGGTTGAGGTCGTTGCTGACGCGCCCAGCTTGACGGCGCGGTGTGATCAATGCGAGCATCTTTGTGCACAAACTGATCACGAGGAGGATGATGAACCAGCCCGAACGGCTCCCCGCGCATGTTCGGCGTGAGCGCATCGTCGAGCTGCTCGTTCAGCGCGGTGACGGCTCGTTGCCGGTGGACGAGTTGGCAGCGACGTTGGGGGTCTCCACGGCGACGGTGCGCCGCGACCTGGGTCAGTTGCGTGAGGAAGGACGGATCACCCGCACCTACGGTGGTGCCGCTCTGGGGATGGCGCCCGCCGAGAAATCGGTGCGGCAGCGTGAACTCAGCAATGTCCCGCAGAAGGACGCCATCGCGCGCACCGCCGCACAGTGGGTGGAGCCCGGAGCCGTCGTTCTGCTGGACGCCGGGAGTACAACGGAGCGGCTCGCCCGGGTCTTGCGAACCATCCCCCACCTGACTGTCGTCACAAACAGCATCGCCGCAACGGCCACCTTGCTCGAATACGGGGACACCGAAATCGTCGTCCTGGGCGGACGGCTCCGGCGCATCAACCAGGCCATCAGCGGTTCGGCCTCGGAGCAGATGGTCGCAACTCTGTACGCCGACGTCGCCTTCCTCGGCGGCGACGCGGTGGATCCGGGACGTGGAATCGCTTCCCGAACCATGGAGCAGAGCGCTCTGAAGAGCACGATGGCCGCCCACGCACGGTCGGTGGTGGTGGTTGCCGACTCGACCAAGCTCACCGCCGGCTGGCCGTCCTACTGGTCGCCGATGACGCGGCCCTGGACGCTGGTGACCGACGACGGCGCCGATCCCGACCTGGTGGAGTCGTTCTCGGCGGCGAACCCCCAGCTCCGTGTCGTCACGTGCCCGCTCCCGGCGGCCACCGAGGTCGGCGGATAGCGCCGTTCCCAGTTCTCACTTCCCGGTGGGGTGGCCTGCTGCCGCCCGCAACACTCGACAGGAGCCAGACAACTCATGAAGCAGGCTGTCCTGCACGCACCGCTCGACCTCAAGGTCGTGGAGACCGACATCCCCGCGCTCGACGACGGTGATCTGCTGCTACGCGTGGAAAGCGCGCTTGTCTGCGGTACCGACGTACGCATCTACGAAGGCCGGAAGAAGCGCAACGTGACCTATCCGACGGTGATGGGACACGAGTTCTCGGCCACCGTCGCCGATTCCGCAGGGCCTCTGCCCGACGGGCTGTCGATCGGCGACCTGGTCTGCGTCTACCCGTTGTTGCCGTGCGGGCACTGTGTCGCCTGCAGCAGGGAACACCCCAACCTCTGCCGCAACCGGATCGCGTTCGGCTACCAGTTGCCCGGCGGATTCTCCCAGTTCGTCCGGGTTCCCGCCGCGGCCGTCCGGGCCGGTAACGTCGTCGCCGTCAACGGCATCTCCCCCGCTGCGGCGGCCATCATCGAGCCCTTGGCCTGCGCGTACAACGGCCAACGGCTGGCCTCGGCGCAGGGCGCGTCCACCATGCTGGTCAGCGGTTGTGGCCCGCTGGGACTCATGCACATCCGGCTCGCCCGCCAGCTCGGGGCGCAGCGGATCGTGGCCGTCGATCCGATTCGCGAACGGCGCGCGCTCGCTGAGGTTTCCGGGGCCGACCTCGCCCTGTCCCCCGGGCCCGGGGCGGCCGACCGGATCCTGGACTGGACGGAGGGGGCGGGGGTCGACGTCCTGGTGATGGCCGTCGGCCGCACCGACGCCGTGCACCCGTACCTCGGGGTGCTCGCACCCGGGGCGCGGGTGAGCGTCTTCGCCGGTTTCAGCGGGGAGGGCACCAACCTGGAGATCCCGGCCAACGACGTGCACTACAACGAATGGACCTTCGTCGGCGCGTCCTCCTCCCGTCTGGGCGACTTCCAGGCCGTCGCGGGCCTGGTCCGCAGCGGAGCCCTGCATGTGGAGGACCTCGTAGGCACCCAGCTCCCGATCGACGCCGTGACCGACGCGCTCCACCTCGCCGCCTCCGGCCGCGACCTCCGTGTCGGAGTGGCGCCCTGGGGCTGAACCGCACCTGCCCGACCCAACACAGACGAGGAGACCTCCATGACCGCCGTTGTGGGCACTTCCACCCGCCAGATCCCGAGCACCCTGCCGTCCGACGCGCTGCAGATCACCCCTTACGGCACCACGGCCGCGCTCGGTCGTGCAATTCGCCTGCGCCGGCTCTTCGGCGAGACCGGCCGCACGGTCACGGTTGCCCTGGATCAGGCGGTACCCCGCGGTGTCGCGCCGCGACTGGCCGACATCGCGCCGACCTACGCTGCCATCGCTTCCGCCGGCCCGGACGCCGTCACGATGTTCAAGGGCCTGGCGGGTGCCCTGCTGGCGCACAACCCGGCGCCCGTTCCGTTCATCATGAAGGCCAGCACGTTCTCCGTGGACTTCCATTTGACGCGTGAGGCGGCCGTCGGCACCGTCGACGAGGCCCTGCGGCTCGGTGCCGATGCGGTCGCCGTCGGGATCAGTGCGGGCTCCAGCAGTCAGGTCGAGGGATTTTCCGAGCTCGCCGCGATCACGGCCCGAGCGGCCGAGGTGGGCCTTCCGGTGGTGTGCCATGCCTACCCGAGCGGGGAGCTGTGGCCCGCGGACAAGAAGGGCAGCACCGAGGCCGTGCTGTACGCCGCGCGCGCTGCCGCCGAGATGGGAACCGACATCGTCAAGACCTGGTACACGGGATCCACCGCCGAGTTCGCGAAAGTCGTCGAGGGCGTGCCTGCCATCGTCGTCGCCGCGGGCGGCGCGAAGGCCGACAGCCCGCTCCAGGTGTTGCAGCAGGCAGCATCGGTGATCGAGGCCGGCGGGCACGGAATCACCACCGGACGCAACATCTGGGGTGCCGAGGACCCCGCGAAGATGGTGACGGCCCTGCGCGCCGTCGTGCACGGCGGAGAGCGCCCCGAGACCGCAGCCAAATTGCTCGACTGAGTATCGGCTGAGGACGGCTCGACGATGAGACGGAGCGGCGCATGAGTGACGGACTGTACCTCGGTGTGGACCTGGGCACCTCAGCGACGAAGGCGATCCTGGTCGACGGCAACGGGCGGGTAGCGGCCCGGAGCAAGGCCTCCCACGGCGACACCCGCCGGGCCGGGACCGGAGAGGTCGATCCCGGCCCGTGGTTGCGCAGCCTCACGGAGGCGTGCCGAGCGCTCGGTCCTGCCACAGAGCAGGTCAGAGCCGTGGGCACGGCTGTGCACTCGCCGGTTGCGCTGTTCCTGGACGCCGCTGGTGAGCCGATCGGTCCGGGCATCGGCTGGGATCACCCCGCTCTGCCACCTCGATGTTCGAGTGCGGTCCGGATGCGGACCGCTGCCGAGGCCCAGCTGGTGGCGAACCGGCCACAGCCCGCCACGACCATGGCGCTCGCGTGGCCCGTGGCCGCCAAGGAAAACCCGCTCGTGGCCGAGAAGTGCACCACGCTGGGGCTGGTGGGCACCTGGCTCGGACGTCTGCTCACCGGGCGAGTGGCGCTGGATCCCACCCAGGCCTCCTACCTCGGTCTGATGGCGCTCACAGACGGCTCCCACCGTTGGCTGCCCGGGCTGGCCGAACGGATGGGCATCCCGCTGTCCCTGCTACCCGAGGTGAAGCCCTCTCTCGAGGTCCTGGGCCGTCTCACCGGCCCGGCTGCCGCATTGCTCGGCGTCCCGGCCGGTGTGCCCGTCGTCGTCGGCGCCGCCGACACCGCCGCAGCGGCCTACTTCCTGGGCCTCGAGGAGAACGGCCCGCCGTTGTACACGGTCGGGACCACCCACGTGATCACCACCTGCAGCGCCAGCCCTGACGCGTTCCCGGTGGCGTTGACCCGCTCGCACGTCCTGCCCTCCCGCTGGCTCACGCACGGGGCGATCAACGGTGGTGACGCCCTGGCGATGGGTGCGCGGCTACTCGGGCACGGCCGCAGCGGCGACGCGGTTGCCCGGTTGACCGCGGACGCCGGCCGCGCGACGCCGGACAAGATCGTCGACGCGCCCGTGTTCATCCCGCACGTAGTGCCCGAGCGCGGTCCACTGTGGCTGGAACGCCCGAGGACCGCGTTGCAGGGCCTGGTGCCGGGAACGGAGTCCCGGGCGGCCGCCTGGGGAGTGGTCGAGGGAGTCGTGTTCGCAGCCCGGCTGGTAATGGAAATCTGTGTGACCGGGAACCTCCCCCCGTCCACGCCCATCATCCTCACT carries:
- a CDS encoding MFS transporter; translated protein: MVEPSVRKPTTASAPSTETGDVEVPVRRASGVRTKKRWVIAGFCFAGLAINYVDRSALSVALPFMTEDFHLTPAEQGLILSAFSWTYALLQLPAGALIDRFGTRVMFGASVMLWSAFTLTTTLASGFASLLGFRLGLGVGESGAYPSSAKAISQWFPRQERGRATAFYDSGARVGSALAVPVVAAITGLFGWQAVFVIMGTIGILWAVGWWAYYRSPEKHPGVNAAELSHIQAGNAAPSTAATTTTVPAGRVRDLLRHRTVWGMFAGFSCLNFVVTFFLTWFPSYLVEERGFDLLKLGFFGVIPGLTAIVGSWAGGAVGDALLARGWSLTRTRKTCLVSGMLTSSVIMAAVLTEAAWLALALLSLSYFASAFTMVSVWCLPADVAPEHQVGVLGGGQNFVANVASAVSPIVIGALAGATGSFVAPLILTGAVAVLGALSFGLVIRRVETLHTSGT
- a CDS encoding DeoR/GlpR family DNA-binding transcription regulator, which codes for MINASIFVHKLITRRMMNQPERLPAHVRRERIVELLVQRGDGSLPVDELAATLGVSTATVRRDLGQLREEGRITRTYGGAALGMAPAEKSVRQRELSNVPQKDAIARTAAQWVEPGAVVLLDAGSTTERLARVLRTIPHLTVVTNSIAATATLLEYGDTEIVVLGGRLRRINQAISGSASEQMVATLYADVAFLGGDAVDPGRGIASRTMEQSALKSTMAAHARSVVVVADSTKLTAGWPSYWSPMTRPWTLVTDDGADPDLVESFSAANPQLRVVTCPLPAATEVGG
- a CDS encoding zinc-dependent alcohol dehydrogenase; translation: MKQAVLHAPLDLKVVETDIPALDDGDLLLRVESALVCGTDVRIYEGRKKRNVTYPTVMGHEFSATVADSAGPLPDGLSIGDLVCVYPLLPCGHCVACSREHPNLCRNRIAFGYQLPGGFSQFVRVPAAAVRAGNVVAVNGISPAAAAIIEPLACAYNGQRLASAQGASTMLVSGCGPLGLMHIRLARQLGAQRIVAVDPIRERRALAEVSGADLALSPGPGAADRILDWTEGAGVDVLVMAVGRTDAVHPYLGVLAPGARVSVFAGFSGEGTNLEIPANDVHYNEWTFVGASSSRLGDFQAVAGLVRSGALHVEDLVGTQLPIDAVTDALHLAASGRDLRVGVAPWG
- a CDS encoding class I fructose-bisphosphate aldolase, which codes for MTAVVGTSTRQIPSTLPSDALQITPYGTTAALGRAIRLRRLFGETGRTVTVALDQAVPRGVAPRLADIAPTYAAIASAGPDAVTMFKGLAGALLAHNPAPVPFIMKASTFSVDFHLTREAAVGTVDEALRLGADAVAVGISAGSSSQVEGFSELAAITARAAEVGLPVVCHAYPSGELWPADKKGSTEAVLYAARAAAEMGTDIVKTWYTGSTAEFAKVVEGVPAIVVAAGGAKADSPLQVLQQAASVIEAGGHGITTGRNIWGAEDPAKMVTALRAVVHGGERPETAAKLLD
- a CDS encoding xylulokinase — protein: MSDGLYLGVDLGTSATKAILVDGNGRVAARSKASHGDTRRAGTGEVDPGPWLRSLTEACRALGPATEQVRAVGTAVHSPVALFLDAAGEPIGPGIGWDHPALPPRCSSAVRMRTAAEAQLVANRPQPATTMALAWPVAAKENPLVAEKCTTLGLVGTWLGRLLTGRVALDPTQASYLGLMALTDGSHRWLPGLAERMGIPLSLLPEVKPSLEVLGRLTGPAAALLGVPAGVPVVVGAADTAAAAYFLGLEENGPPLYTVGTTHVITTCSASPDAFPVALTRSHVLPSRWLTHGAINGGDALAMGARLLGHGRSGDAVARLTADAGRATPDKIVDAPVFIPHVVPERGPLWLERPRTALQGLVPGTESRAAAWGVVEGVVFAARLVMEICVTGNLPPSTPIILTGHFGPSDPFPQIVADAFCRPVDLVEESHLPAMGAAGMAAVASGHPPVSAPAARRVLPRPEWMGVIGRRWRRFAEHWTAVVGRPFPVPVHQPGHDPGGSVAVSASWPQ